A stretch of DNA from Clostridium sp. JN-9:
CCTAAGTATTAAGCTAAGCTCTCTGAATAGTGATTCAATATCAAGGAGCGTCTATTTCTTTAATCAACTTCCTAACCCTTATGGCTCTGTTAGCAAATAATGTGGATGTTTATATAAAGAGATGGCTTGTCCCAAATAAGATAGCTGTAAAGCTTTTCAAGCCGGAGGCTGCAATTTAATCCACATTATAATATAACAGAGCCATATGGCTTCAATACATAATAAATAAAGGAACTGCCTAAATCTAGACAGTTCCTTTATTTAAAGTGATTTCAAAAATGATAAAATTCCTTTGGCAATTGCATCAGCTGCTCTTGCCTGATAAGATGAATTATTTAAATTGCTTTCTTCCGTAGGATTGGTTAAGAATCCCACCTCTGTTAATACTGTAGGCATATTGTTATGATGCGATATGTAAAGCCAATCTCCATCCTTAATTCCCCTATCGCTAGAACTAAGTTCGCCAACTAAAGCATCCTGTATTGCCTGAGCAAGTTTTTTGCTGGCAGAGCTTGAAGTTTGATATAGTGTCTCAGTACCATATGCATTTGGGCTGGTGAATGAATTATTGTGAATGCACACAAAATAATCAGCCTTGGCATTATTAGCTATATCGCTCCTGTGTTTCAAATCCGATGAAGTTCCATTGGACCATGGCACATTATCATCTGTCCTTGTATAAACAACATTGATATTATTTTGTGAAAGCAGCTCACCAACCTTTAAAGCAATTGATAAATTTACATCCTTCTCATTAACTCCAGTGACTCCTATTGCTCCAGGATCAGGACCTCCATGACCTGCATCAATTGCAATGGTATGTCCGGATTTTTTTGATTTTAACGCATTTAAAACTCCATTTGAAATACCTAAAGCAATGGCATCCTGATTATTTAAAAGATAACTTTCATCACTTGGATTGCTTAAAAACGCCATTGGAATTTTAATACATGGAATATTAATACCATTGAGTTCATTAACACTATCTGAAGGTTTTACTCCTCTGTTAATCAGTCCTGTTGCACTTGCCACAGCATTTTGAACATTATTGGCTAAATTAACATCACTGCTGTTGCCATTTAGATAATATGTTTCAACTCCTGTAGAAGTATATCCTGCAGTATTACACTGTATGCTTATATAAGCATTGGCATTAGAACTATTTGCTATATTTCTTCTTGTATTTAAGTCCACATAGCTGTCATCACTTCTTGTATAAATAACCTTTATTCCTTTACCTGTAAGATAATTCCCCACCTTTTTAGCCACTGATAAATTAATGTCCTTTTCCTTGGTTCCCTCTGGGGATACTACCCCAAAATCACTGCCTCCATTGCCAGCATCAATAACTATGGTGCAGTCAGCTGAAGCAGATGAATTAGATGCAGTAGTAAATTTCATAGTTACAGGACTTATGATAGCTCCACCATTTTGTGCTTTTACATTATTATTTATTTCAAGAGAATATGTCTGTCCTGCAGCATAAGGTCTAAGTGGTGAAACTGTAACACTTTTATTGTCCTGCTGCAGCTGAACATTAAAATCATTAAATATGTTTCCATAGCTGTCTTTTATGTATATATTGCTTCTATTTATAGTATTTTTGTCTACAGCCTGATTAAATTTTATTGTCCATACTTTTGTAGTTTCCACATTAGTTTTGTCTGGCACGGAATTTATAGATAATCCTGCAGCCATGCACTTGGGGGTGGAAAACATTAAAATACCGATAAAGGAAGCTACTACCAAAAGTAATTTGTAAAAAAATTTCATTACTCCACCTCTCTTCCTTACTCATTTAAAACTTTTTTTAATTCTTTAACCACCTCATCTTCCGGATCTAATTTTTCTGCTATATCAAGATGTGCCTTAGCCTGTTTTAAATCTCCTGAGTTCAAATAGCACATAACAAGATTTGTACAAATTTCAACTGATCTGGTAGCTTCAAAAGCCTTTCTGAAATATGCTATTGCCTTAGGGAAATCGCCTAAAGAGGCAAAATTAACCCCCAGCTCATTTATTACTTCAACAATGTTATTGTCAATGGCAACAGATTCATTCAAATAATAAATAGCCTTTTCATAGTTTTCCAGATTTCTGTAGGCAACTGCAATATAATAATATAAATTTGCATTATTTCCGTAGTTATCAATTAAAGGCAGAAGCAGCTTCAAGGCTTCTGTAGGATTTTCATCTACACTTTCACTGCCATTTTTAAAATCAAGAGCATCTTTAATAGAATGCTTTAATTCTGAAACCTCGGCAGTTTCTTTGCCGCCTTTGGAAATATATTCATTTATACTTATAAATGCCTTGGTTAAATCTCTCTTTTCATTATAAATAACAGCTTCATAAAGATATGGAAGAGTACATCCATTTATTTTTTTTGACTTGTCTATTTCTTCTAATTCCTCATCTGCAAAAGAACTTTCAATTCCTCTTAAATGTTCTGCAAGTAATAGTAATTTATCGTAATTCCCCTTGTTTTCTTCAACGGCACATAACCCTTTAAGAAGTATATATGCATCTTCATAATTTTTTTTATTAACTTCCTTTGCAATAACTCCTTTTATAAAGGTCTTGCTTTCAGAAATATGGTCAATCATTTTCACATAAATTTTATTGAACTTAAACTTTTCATCTAATCCAAGGACAAAAAAAATGCCTTCAAAAAAATACGATAGTGGAATTGCATCAAGATTTTCCCCTGATTTTATTTTTTCAACTAAAACACTTGACTTTATTGGTAAAGATACATTTTCTTCCACCTTAATATTAAATAATTGCTGTATCTTACTTTTATCTATTTCCAAAAATAGCAGACTAGATAACTTTGATGAAAATTGTGATTTAATATCCATAAATTCTCCCCTTAACTAAATACTTATATATTATTATAATTTATACTTTAATTAAATTCAACATTGCATTTGCAATAAAATATAAAAGAGTGAAATAAAATCCCACTCTTTTTGATAAGTTATTTAAATTTCCAAAGCTTCATTAATAATCTTCATTACTTTTTCTTTAAAGCTTTGAAGTTTCACTTCTGAGTCTTTAATACTGCTGCCTATTACAGAAATATATATTTTTATTTTAGGCTCAGTTCCCGAAGGTCTTACAACAAACCATGAACCATCCTCAAGTACAAACTTTAATACATTTGACTTAGGAAGATCAATAATAGTTTCATCTATTTTGTCTAAATCCTTTTCAATACTTGATTTATAATCCATTTTTTTAACAATTCTCACATTGTCTAAAACATTATTCATGGAATGCCTTAAATACTGAAGGGCATTCTCAATTTTTATCTGTCCTTCTTTTCCCTTAAGTTCAATGGATACTAACCCTTCTTTGAAATATCCATATTGTTCATATAATTTTATAAGTGCATCATATAATGTCATGCCCTTCTGCTTATAGTACAATGCTGCTTCACATACCAGCATGGAGGCAATAATTGCATCCTTATCCCGTACAAAGTCTCCTGCCAGATATCCATAGCTTTCCTCGAATCCAAATAAGAATGTTCCATTTTTATTTTCTTCAAAGCCCTTTATTTTTTCTCCAATATATTTGAAGCCTGTGAGTACATCAATTAATTCCACATTATACTGCTCTGCTATTTTTCTTACCATTTCAGTAGTAACTATGGTCTTAATCACCTTTCCATCTGAAGGCAGTTCATTTAATTCCTTCTTTGATGAAACAATGTAATGTGTAAGAATTACACCCATCTGGTTTCCGGTAAGTACCTGGTACTTTCCAGTGTTGTCCTTAACTACCACACCTAATCTGTCACAGTCCGGATCCGTACCAAAAATTATATCAGGCTTTAATTCCTTTGCCATTTCCAAGGCTATACTGAATACATTTGGATTTTCAGGATTAGGATATGGTGCAGTTTTAAAAGTTCCGTCAGGCAGTTCCTGTTCCTTTACCACATGAAGATTTTTATACCCAAGCTCGCCTAAAACTCTCCTTACAGGAATATTTCCAGATCCATGTATTGGTGTATAAATAATTTTTAAGCTTTCTGCATGATTTTTTACTAAGTCTTTTCTTATGGTGAGAGATTTTACCTTGTCCATATAGACTTTGTCTACATCTTCACCTATTATTTTTAACAAACCTGATTCTTTAGCCTGATTTAACGCCATAGTTTTAATTGTTGAAAAATCTTCAATAGCTTCTATATATGAAAGAATTTCCTTTGCTGCCTCATCTGTTACCTGACCGCCGTCCTCTCCATAAACCTTATAACCATTATACTGCTTTGGATTATGAGAAGCTGTTATTACTATTCCAGCCTTGCTTTTTAAATATCGTACAGTAAATGAAAGCATTGGAGTAGGCCTTAAACTTTCAAATAAATTTACCTTTATGCCATTCCCGCATAATACAGATGCTGAGTATTCAGCAAATTCCTTTGACATTATTCTGGAATCGTATGCTATACTAACGGATTTTTCATCATTGTAGTGGTTTACAAGATACATTGCTAATCCCTGTGTTGCCTTTCCTACAGTATATATGTTCATTCTGTTGCTTCCTGCGCCTATAATCCCCCTGAGTCCGCCGGTTCCAAATTCAAGATCTTTATAAAATCTGTCTTCTATTTCTTTTTCATTTGTAATGTTTCTTAATTCCCTTTTAGTATCTTCATCAATAAATTTACAGTTCAACCAATATTGGTACTTATCTCTATATATCACTGTTGTAATCCTCCCTATTTACAAAATTATAACAATAATATTATACTATAAATTTATTAATATATTAACATGGGAGCATTAAAAAAACATAAACATTATTTTTGTTCTACATTAACGTTTTCAGAAGTTTCTGTTATATTATCTTTTAATATGGAAACTAAAACAGTATTTATGTCATCTACAATACTAATTTCCTTTGACATTTCAATATCTGAAATCCTAAAGGTATCCCCAGCATTGAGATTTGACAAATCCACATTAACTGTTTTTGGAATATCTTCTCCTCTGCACTGTACTTTAACACTGTTTTTTTCCCTTTGAATAATTCCGCCTTTGCTTTTTATAATTCCTTCCCCCATTAGCATTACAGGAATATCAGTAGTAAAATATTTATCACCAGTAAGTTCCTCAAGGTCTATATGTATTATATTGTGGCTTACAGGATCTCTTTGCAGTTCTTTTATTAATGTTTTATGATTGCTTCCATTTATATTAATGTCCAGTTCACCATGCTCACCATTTCTGTTTATTGCACTGTTTAAATCCATGTATGCCAATTCAAATAGTACATTTTTAATATTCTTTCCATACAATATACCAGGTACTTTGCCTTCTCTTCTTTCCTTATTGGCAGAGTGCCTGCAGTTTTTTTCTCTTACATCACATTTTAAAAATTCCATTTTTATCCCTCCTACAATTTTATTATTGACCTAGGCGGGAAAAAATATTCATAGTAATTTTCACAAATGGATAAAATAACATTGCATTTAATAAACATATAACTTATAATAATATTGTTTTGAAAAGAAATCCACGGGAACCTTTGTACTATCACAGTTTCACGGGAATATTATATGAAAGAAGGTGCTATATCAAGGTGTATAAATTAGATCAAAATGAAACACCACTATTTGATGCTTTAATGGAATATGTAAATAGGGGAACCATACCATTTCATGTTCCTGGTCATAAAAAAGGCGTAGGAGCAGACGAAGAATTTAAAAAGTTTATGGGCGAAAATCCCTTTAAAATTGATGTAACAGTTTTTAAACTGGTAGACAGCCTTCATCATCCAACAGGACCCATTAAAAAGGCCCAAGAGCTTGCTGCAGATGCTTATGGTTCTGATGCCGCATTTTTTTCCATTCATGGAACATCAGGTGCCATTCAGGCTATGGTTATGACTGTAGTTAACTCTGGTGAGAAAATAATAATCCCTAGAAACGTGCATAAATCAATTACTGCTGGAATTATATTAAGCGGCGCCATACCAGTATATATGCAGCCTGAGCTGGATAAAAAGGTTGGCATTGCTCATGGTGTAACTCCGGAAACAGTAAGAGCAACTTTAGAGGCAAATCCAGATGCTAAAGCAGTTCTTATAATAAATCCTACTTATTATGGGGTAGCAACTGATATAAGAAAAATAGCAGACATTGTCCATGAGTACAATTTACCACTTATTGTGGATGAAGCTCATGGTCCTCATTTAGGATTTAATAGTAAGCTGCCTGTATCTGCAATGGAAGCAGGCGCTGATATGTGTGCACAAAGCACCCATAAGATAATTGGTGCCTTAACACAAAGTTCCCTTTTACAAGTTCGGTCAGAACGTATAGATATACCTAGAGTTCAGCAGATTTTAAATATTCTTCAGACTACATCACCATCGTATATACTCATGGCTTCACTGGATTGTGCAAGAAGGCAGATTGCTATTCATGGAGAAGAACTTCTTGATAAAGCCATTGCACTTGCAAACCATGCCAGGGAAGAAATAAATAAAATACCCGGATTTTACTGCTTTGGTGAAGAAATACTCGGTCAGCCTGGGGTTTATGCTCTGGATCCAACTAAAATGACAATTACATGCAGAGAATTGGGAATAACAGGATATGACCTTGATATGATTCTTTCAAACAGATATCATATTCAAATGGAACTGTCAGATTTATATAACGTATTAGCCGTGGGCTCATTTGGAGACACAAAGGAAAGCATTGATGCTTTAATTAATGCATTAAAGGAAATAAGCAGTGAATACTATGGAAAAGGCAACAAAAAGGCTGACTTTATTGATATCCCTGCTATTCCAGAACAGGTTCAGATACCAAGGGAAGCATTTAACAGCGCTAAAACACCTGTATTACTTAAAAACAGCGTTGGAGCCATAAGCGGGGAATTTTTAATGGCATACCCGCCTGGAATTCCAATTTTATGCCCTGGTGAGAAGATTACACAGGAAATCATAGATTATATACAAAAGCTGAAAGATACAGGTTTATATGTTCAGGGTACAGAAGATCCTGAAGTTGAATATATAAAAGTTGTAAAAGAAGAAGATGCAGTTTATATAAATGTAGAATAATAATAAAACCAGCAAAGATTTTGCTGGTTTTTTTGACTAAAATTCTAAAAAGTATTGAAAAATAATAAATGTATGCTATAATAATAATTAATGAATAACAATTATTAAATGATTATAAATCTTATACATATTGATTTTTATTTTAATATTGGAGGGATTATTTATGAAAAGCGAAAAAGAATTGAAATTAGGAGAAAGAATTTATGAAGATGTAATTAATAAACAGGAGATATTTGCAACAAATGAAGATGATGTAGTATTAAACTGCGATGGAGAACCATGTAATTTCTGCTACAGCAAAAATAAAGGAAATATATAAAATTAATTATTAACATCAATGAATGGAGTATGGTAAATATGCTGAGTAATAAGCAGTTTATCATACTCCTATATATTTTTTTGTTTGATATGGATGCTGTTTAATACGCATCTATACTGACCCCTATGGCTCTGTTAAATAATAATGTGGATGTTTTTACGTATATGAGTAAGGAAAATGTACAAGCATTGTGCTTTAGGCTGTGTTAAACAATAATGTGGATGATTTGCATTAACTAAGTACTTTACAATGTTAGCGTATATTGTTGATGGAGTTTCGAATATTTAATAAAAAAATACAACTTTATATGAATAATATGGAAACATGTTGGAAACAATATGGATATAAATATTATTTGAATATAAAGGATACAAATATTATGCTTAAATATAAATGTTGTAATATCAGTATAATTTCATATTTTCAATCTAAAAGATTTCATAAAGGCAGATCATGCCCTTACTGCGGCTGCAGCCATACTGTTAAATATGGACTAAACAACGGAAAGCAGAGATATAAATGCCATGACTGCAAAAGAACCTTTAGTGATTTAACCAATACGCCTATTTATAGAACTCACCACCCTGAAAAATGGGATGCCTTTATCAAGTGTACAATTAATGGTTTATCTCTTAGAGCTGCAGCCAGGGAAATTAAGGTTTCCTATGTAACGCTTTTTTATTGGAGGCATAAACTTCTTTCAGCAACAAAAAAAATTGAACAAAACAGAATGAAAGGTTACTTTGAGGTGGAGAACTTCTTTTTAAAATTCTCAAACAAGGGTAAAAAGAACATTGAAGATAATAAAGAAAGGGTCCATGGAAGAAGTTTAAAGTCTTTTCAGCTTGATAAAGATAGTGTTTGTGTAGTAAATGTTATGGATTATCATAAAAATATTTATTCTATGGCAATTGGTACAGGACGCATGAATCCCATGGATATCAATGATTTATTCAGTAAACTTCTTAATGGAAATAGATTTGCATGTTCAAAACCAAAATCCTTTTTCGCATTGTTTTTCAAAAGAGCAAATATTATTGAAGCTAAAAGATTATTGGATGGAAATTCTAAAATCATAAAATATAGGACTGAATGCCTGGACTGGCTAAGTCAATTTAGGGGAGTCGCAACAAAATATCTAAATAATTATTTAAGTTTATTTAAATTTATCAAATCAGTAAACTTCAGCAGAATGGCATGGTATATAAAAAAACTTTATGCCTCTATACTATATGTTAATATTAAGCAGACAAATTTGTCTATAAGAGTCAGTGATAATTGTTTTGACTAAAGATAAACAATATATAAACTATATAATGTATTTAGTAAATCACCATTTAAGTGAGCAAAAATACTGACGCTTTTACAGTTTTTGGGGAAGCTGCATAGATGATTTACTTTACATCTATTTGGTATGTCCCTGTCGGGAATTGTTTTTATAATGATGTTGGACAACCTACCGGTTTTAAGAGCTTTCAGCTCTTTTTTAATTTCAAGAATCAATTTTAAATGAAGTTATTTTTATAAAGTCCCTGATTTGCTGAAATGCCTGGTAAATTATCAACATTATTGAATAACAAACCTATTTTTGACTTAAGTGCAAAATTTCAACTTGATAAATTATCAACATTATTGGATAACAGAGCCATAGGGGCAGGATATAATACAAATAACAAAGATTAAAG
This window harbors:
- a CDS encoding phospho-sugar mutase, producing the protein MIYRDKYQYWLNCKFIDEDTKRELRNITNEKEIEDRFYKDLEFGTGGLRGIIGAGSNRMNIYTVGKATQGLAMYLVNHYNDEKSVSIAYDSRIMSKEFAEYSASVLCGNGIKVNLFESLRPTPMLSFTVRYLKSKAGIVITASHNPKQYNGYKVYGEDGGQVTDEAAKEILSYIEAIEDFSTIKTMALNQAKESGLLKIIGEDVDKVYMDKVKSLTIRKDLVKNHAESLKIIYTPIHGSGNIPVRRVLGELGYKNLHVVKEQELPDGTFKTAPYPNPENPNVFSIALEMAKELKPDIIFGTDPDCDRLGVVVKDNTGKYQVLTGNQMGVILTHYIVSSKKELNELPSDGKVIKTIVTTEMVRKIAEQYNVELIDVLTGFKYIGEKIKGFEENKNGTFLFGFEESYGYLAGDFVRDKDAIIASMLVCEAALYYKQKGMTLYDALIKLYEQYGYFKEGLVSIELKGKEGQIKIENALQYLRHSMNNVLDNVRIVKKMDYKSSIEKDLDKIDETIIDLPKSNVLKFVLEDGSWFVVRPSGTEPKIKIYISVIGSSIKDSEVKLQSFKEKVMKIINEALEI
- a CDS encoding N-acetylmuramoyl-L-alanine amidase → MKFFYKLLLVVASFIGILMFSTPKCMAAGLSINSVPDKTNVETTKVWTIKFNQAVDKNTINRSNIYIKDSYGNIFNDFNVQLQQDNKSVTVSPLRPYAAGQTYSLEINNNVKAQNGGAIISPVTMKFTTASNSSASADCTIVIDAGNGGSDFGVVSPEGTKEKDINLSVAKKVGNYLTGKGIKVIYTRSDDSYVDLNTRRNIANSSNANAYISIQCNTAGYTSTGVETYYLNGNSSDVNLANNVQNAVASATGLINRGVKPSDSVNELNGINIPCIKIPMAFLSNPSDESYLLNNQDAIALGISNGVLNALKSKKSGHTIAIDAGHGGPDPGAIGVTGVNEKDVNLSIALKVGELLSQNNINVVYTRTDDNVPWSNGTSSDLKHRSDIANNAKADYFVCIHNNSFTSPNAYGTETLYQTSSSASKKLAQAIQDALVGELSSSDRGIKDGDWLYISHHNNMPTVLTEVGFLTNPTEESNLNNSSYQARAADAIAKGILSFLKSL
- a CDS encoding tetratricopeptide repeat protein, which produces MDIKSQFSSKLSSLLFLEIDKSKIQQLFNIKVEENVSLPIKSSVLVEKIKSGENLDAIPLSYFFEGIFFVLGLDEKFKFNKIYVKMIDHISESKTFIKGVIAKEVNKKNYEDAYILLKGLCAVEENKGNYDKLLLLAEHLRGIESSFADEELEEIDKSKKINGCTLPYLYEAVIYNEKRDLTKAFISINEYISKGGKETAEVSELKHSIKDALDFKNGSESVDENPTEALKLLLPLIDNYGNNANLYYYIAVAYRNLENYEKAIYYLNESVAIDNNIVEVINELGVNFASLGDFPKAIAYFRKAFEATRSVEICTNLVMCYLNSGDLKQAKAHLDIAEKLDPEDEVVKELKKVLNE
- a CDS encoding transposase; translated protein: MNNMETCWKQYGYKYYLNIKDTNIMLKYKCCNISIISYFQSKRFHKGRSCPYCGCSHTVKYGLNNGKQRYKCHDCKRTFSDLTNTPIYRTHHPEKWDAFIKCTINGLSLRAAAREIKVSYVTLFYWRHKLLSATKKIEQNRMKGYFEVENFFLKFSNKGKKNIEDNKERVHGRSLKSFQLDKDSVCVVNVMDYHKNIYSMAIGTGRMNPMDINDLFSKLLNGNRFACSKPKSFFALFFKRANIIEAKRLLDGNSKIIKYRTECLDWLSQFRGVATKYLNNYLSLFKFIKSVNFSRMAWYIKKLYASILYVNIKQTNLSIRVSDNCFD
- a CDS encoding 50S ribosomal protein L25, whose protein sequence is MEFLKCDVREKNCRHSANKERREGKVPGILYGKNIKNVLFELAYMDLNSAINRNGEHGELDININGSNHKTLIKELQRDPVSHNIIHIDLEELTGDKYFTTDIPVMLMGEGIIKSKGGIIQREKNSVKVQCRGEDIPKTVNVDLSNLNAGDTFRISDIEMSKEISIVDDINTVLVSILKDNITETSENVNVEQK
- a CDS encoding aminotransferase class I/II-fold pyridoxal phosphate-dependent enzyme; amino-acid sequence: MYKLDQNETPLFDALMEYVNRGTIPFHVPGHKKGVGADEEFKKFMGENPFKIDVTVFKLVDSLHHPTGPIKKAQELAADAYGSDAAFFSIHGTSGAIQAMVMTVVNSGEKIIIPRNVHKSITAGIILSGAIPVYMQPELDKKVGIAHGVTPETVRATLEANPDAKAVLIINPTYYGVATDIRKIADIVHEYNLPLIVDEAHGPHLGFNSKLPVSAMEAGADMCAQSTHKIIGALTQSSLLQVRSERIDIPRVQQILNILQTTSPSYILMASLDCARRQIAIHGEELLDKAIALANHAREEINKIPGFYCFGEEILGQPGVYALDPTKMTITCRELGITGYDLDMILSNRYHIQMELSDLYNVLAVGSFGDTKESIDALINALKEISSEYYGKGNKKADFIDIPAIPEQVQIPREAFNSAKTPVLLKNSVGAISGEFLMAYPPGIPILCPGEKITQEIIDYIQKLKDTGLYVQGTEDPEVEYIKVVKEEDAVYINVE